A genomic stretch from Bradyrhizobium quebecense includes:
- a CDS encoding GNAT family N-acetyltransferase, which yields MTSVAFRQAQPADLPAIIALLANDLLGKQREDPSSPPNPRYVDAFKAILADPNQFLVVATLDDEVIGTLQLTFIPGMARLGAWRGQIEAVRIAEAHRSSGVGQQMFEWAIDQCKARGCDLVQLTTDKARPDAHRFYERLGFVGSHLGYKLML from the coding sequence ATGACATCAGTCGCTTTCCGCCAGGCACAACCCGCCGACCTTCCCGCGATCATCGCCCTGCTCGCCAACGATCTCCTGGGGAAACAGCGCGAGGATCCGAGCTCGCCGCCGAACCCACGATACGTCGACGCTTTCAAAGCCATCCTCGCTGATCCCAACCAATTTCTGGTCGTGGCGACCCTGGACGACGAGGTGATCGGGACCCTTCAACTCACCTTCATTCCCGGAATGGCACGCCTGGGCGCCTGGCGCGGACAGATCGAGGCGGTCCGAATTGCCGAGGCGCACCGCAGCTCGGGCGTCGGGCAGCAGATGTTCGAATGGGCGATCGACCAATGCAAAGCGAGAGGCTGCGATCTCGTGCAGCTGACCACCGACAAGGCGCGCCCCGATGCGCACCGCTTCTATGAGCGATTGGGATTCGTCGGCAGCCATCTCGGCTACAAGCTGATGCTTTAA
- a CDS encoding MBL fold metallo-hydrolase, giving the protein MRHFILPTSLLAVIWLLLPLPAQSAPCLLVTLTGTMSGPALRNGIAGAGTLVRYGDDSSDCGMLKLQFDAGRGTELRLSQLDVEPGQIDAVFLTHMHSDHTEGLVDLLLARWNWSSGGAALDVVCSSDAPSPLGFTLSCGKFVAHIGDAFVQSGEIAQRVSEDKRRLAGGPAELVHLITFEPTDEPQVIWSKGGVRVSAIRSTHIAGHASYRVDTPAGSVVIGGDASNDSAAPPRPTSTSAQVEKLAQGAEVIVHSTMHPIMGPERDSGMPPPVFYRQSLAPDLGAMAQRVGAKYLMLTHLAPQVGATHHGPYKVPGGALTEADYRAAAEAGGFTGTTIVGSDLATLRLPAK; this is encoded by the coding sequence ATGCGGCACTTCATTCTTCCGACATCCTTGCTGGCCGTCATCTGGCTGCTGCTGCCACTTCCCGCCCAATCGGCGCCCTGCCTGCTCGTCACCTTGACCGGCACCATGAGCGGCCCCGCTTTGCGCAATGGCATCGCGGGCGCCGGCACACTCGTGCGCTACGGAGATGACAGTTCCGATTGCGGGATGCTGAAGCTGCAGTTCGACGCAGGCCGCGGCACCGAACTAAGGCTGTCACAACTGGACGTCGAGCCCGGCCAGATCGACGCCGTCTTCCTCACGCATATGCACTCGGATCACACCGAGGGCCTCGTCGACTTGCTGCTCGCGCGCTGGAACTGGAGTTCCGGCGGGGCCGCGCTCGATGTGGTCTGCAGCAGCGATGCGCCCTCCCCGCTCGGCTTCACCCTGAGCTGCGGCAAGTTTGTCGCGCATATCGGCGATGCCTTTGTTCAGTCCGGCGAAATCGCACAGCGGGTTTCAGAGGACAAGAGGCGGTTGGCTGGCGGACCTGCCGAGCTTGTGCATCTCATCACATTCGAGCCGACGGACGAGCCACAGGTGATCTGGTCGAAGGGCGGGGTCCGGGTGAGCGCGATCCGCTCGACCCACATCGCGGGCCATGCCTCCTATCGCGTCGACACGCCGGCCGGCAGCGTCGTGATCGGCGGCGATGCCAGCAATGACAGTGCCGCTCCGCCGCGTCCGACGTCGACGTCGGCGCAAGTCGAGAAGCTGGCACAAGGCGCCGAGGTGATCGTGCACTCGACCATGCATCCCATCATGGGTCCGGAGCGCGACAGCGGCATGCCGCCGCCCGTCTTCTACCGCCAGAGCCTGGCGCCCGACCTCGGCGCCATGGCACAACGCGTGGGCGCCAAGTATCTGATGCTGACCCACCTCGCGCCACAGGTCGGGGCAACGCACCACGGCCCCTACAAGGTCCCCGGAGGCGCGCTCACCGAAGCGGACTATCGCGCCGCCGCCGAGGCAGGCGGATTTACCGGCACGACGATCGTCGGCTCGGATCTCGCTACTTTGCGCCTTCCCGCCAAATAG
- a CDS encoding amidohydrolase family protein produces the protein MTGTWLRVALFLIGSAVATAAAHAETVALRGGTLYASADAAALPDAAIVITDGVISAVGKSGDVKLPSDARLIDCSGKTVVAGFWNSHVHFTEHVWHNAGEAPAAPLTQHMQEMLTRWGFTTVWDLGSDPRNTLPLRKRIAANEVAGPNILLAGNVFPKGGHPVYLPPEIQLPEAATPAEAAKWARDWLAMGEDGIKLFTGAFMGDKPVINMDPAIAKAAVDVAHAQGRPVFAHPQNKIGVETVIAADVDVLAHTTPSERSYTDDQLARFKAQGTALIPTLSLFTTVVLDPNVTNRLVAATVNQLKQFSENGGTVLFGTDVGFTTLYDTTQEFQLMHRVLSERQVLASLTTNPARFFKAAKKGRVEQGFDADLVVLDGDPLSDVANLAKVSTTIRAGHVIYQKP, from the coding sequence ATGACCGGGACCTGGTTACGCGTCGCGCTTTTTCTCATTGGCTCGGCCGTCGCCACTGCGGCGGCACATGCCGAGACCGTGGCGCTCCGCGGCGGCACGCTTTACGCATCGGCCGATGCAGCCGCGCTGCCGGATGCGGCGATCGTGATCACGGACGGCGTCATCAGCGCGGTCGGCAAGTCCGGCGACGTCAAGCTGCCCTCGGATGCGCGCCTGATCGATTGCAGCGGCAAGACTGTCGTTGCCGGGTTCTGGAACAGCCACGTGCATTTCACGGAACATGTCTGGCACAACGCCGGCGAGGCGCCGGCCGCGCCGCTGACGCAGCACATGCAGGAGATGCTGACCCGATGGGGTTTTACCACGGTCTGGGATCTCGGCTCCGATCCACGGAACACGCTGCCGCTGCGCAAGCGCATCGCAGCAAATGAGGTCGCCGGTCCCAACATTCTGCTCGCCGGCAACGTGTTTCCCAAGGGCGGGCATCCCGTCTACCTGCCGCCCGAAATCCAGCTTCCTGAAGCCGCGACGCCTGCGGAGGCGGCGAAGTGGGCGCGCGACTGGCTCGCGATGGGCGAGGACGGCATCAAGCTGTTCACCGGCGCGTTCATGGGCGATAAACCTGTCATCAACATGGATCCGGCGATCGCCAAGGCGGCCGTCGACGTCGCGCATGCACAGGGCAGGCCGGTGTTCGCGCATCCGCAGAACAAGATCGGCGTCGAGACGGTGATCGCAGCAGACGTCGACGTGCTCGCGCACACGACGCCCAGCGAGCGGAGCTACACGGATGATCAACTTGCGCGGTTCAAGGCGCAGGGGACTGCGCTGATCCCGACGCTGTCGCTGTTCACGACGGTGGTTCTCGACCCCAACGTCACCAACCGCCTGGTGGCCGCGACCGTCAACCAGCTCAAGCAGTTCTCGGAGAACGGCGGCACGGTGCTGTTCGGCACCGATGTCGGCTTCACCACGCTGTACGACACCACGCAGGAATTCCAGCTGATGCACCGCGTGCTGTCGGAGCGTCAAGTGCTGGCCTCGCTGACGACCAATCCGGCGCGGTTCTTCAAGGCCGCGAAGAAGGGCAGGGTGGAGCAGGGCTTTGACGCCGATCTCGTGGTGCTCGACGGCGACCCGCTCAGCGACGTCGCCAATCTTGCGAAAGTGAGCACCACCATCCGCGCGGGTCACGTGATCTATCAGAAGCCGTGA
- a CDS encoding RluA family pseudouridine synthase, whose product MSRRVKRPLRPASDRAKGARPHRGPAAERGPAHRAGGKSTAVRLGDKQRAPKPFVPEPEKSVAEPPPLPTKVQTVVVTADEDNMRVDRFLEARFPGLSFSHIQRIVRKGELRVNGKRADSKDRLEEGQSVRIPPLRLDTPKAAASLSEAAKKTLQDLKDMILFEDADVMVLNKPAGLAVQGGSGITRNVDDMLEVMRDAKGQKPRLVHRLDRETSGCLLIAKTRFAATALTGSFRHRSARKIYWALVAGVPKPKQGRISTYLAKEESEEDSIMRIAAHGDEGASHAVTYYAVVETSATKLAWVSLKPVTGRTHQLRAHMAHIDHAIVGDPKYFNKENWQLPGGLQNRLHLLARRIVIPHPRGGVIDATAPLPPHMLQSWNLLGLEADRFDPIENAPEE is encoded by the coding sequence ATGAGCCGCCGCGTCAAGAGACCTCTCCGCCCAGCGAGCGACCGCGCCAAAGGCGCGCGTCCCCATCGCGGCCCGGCAGCCGAGCGGGGGCCGGCGCATCGTGCGGGCGGCAAGTCAACAGCGGTGCGCCTTGGCGACAAGCAGCGGGCGCCCAAGCCATTCGTGCCCGAACCGGAGAAGAGTGTCGCCGAGCCGCCGCCGCTGCCGACCAAGGTGCAGACCGTGGTGGTGACGGCGGACGAGGACAACATGCGCGTCGACCGCTTTCTCGAGGCGCGTTTCCCCGGCCTGTCGTTTTCCCACATCCAGCGCATCGTTCGTAAGGGCGAGTTGCGCGTCAACGGCAAGCGTGCGGACAGCAAGGACCGGCTGGAAGAAGGGCAGAGCGTCCGCATTCCGCCGCTGCGGCTCGATACGCCGAAGGCGGCCGCCAGCCTGTCCGAAGCGGCGAAGAAGACCCTCCAGGATCTCAAGGATATGATCCTGTTCGAGGACGCCGACGTGATGGTGCTGAACAAGCCCGCAGGCCTGGCGGTTCAGGGCGGCTCCGGCATCACGCGCAATGTCGACGACATGCTGGAGGTGATGCGCGACGCCAAGGGGCAGAAGCCGCGGCTGGTGCATCGGCTCGACCGCGAGACCTCGGGCTGCCTGCTGATCGCCAAGACGCGCTTTGCCGCGACCGCTCTGACCGGCTCGTTCCGGCATCGTTCCGCGCGCAAGATCTACTGGGCGCTGGTTGCCGGCGTGCCGAAGCCGAAGCAGGGCCGCATCTCGACCTATCTCGCCAAGGAGGAGAGCGAGGAAGACAGCATCATGCGGATTGCGGCGCATGGCGACGAGGGCGCCAGCCACGCCGTGACCTACTATGCCGTGGTCGAGACTTCGGCGACGAAGCTCGCCTGGGTCTCGCTCAAGCCGGTGACCGGCCGCACCCATCAATTGCGCGCCCACATGGCGCATATCGATCACGCGATCGTCGGCGACCCCAAATACTTCAACAAGGAGAACTGGCAGCTGCCGGGCGGCCTGCAGAACCGGCTGCATCTGCTCGCGCGCCGCATCGTGATTCCGCACCCGCGCGGCGGCGTGATCGACGCGACGGCGCCGCTGCCGCCGCACATGCTGCAATCCTGGAATCTGCTCGGGCTCGAGGCCGATCGCTTCGACCCGATCGAGAACGCGCCCGAGGAGTGA